A stretch of DNA from Mucilaginibacter daejeonensis:
GATTTTTATTGTTAAATATAATGGGAATATTTGACCTGCGTATACCGTGGCCATCGATCATATATCAACATCGTTCACGAGATGCCAGTTCGCCATTTGCCAATTCGTGCTTTAGTTATCCTCTAAATGCTTTTAACAATATTAAGTGATATAAGCACGGTGCTGAACGCTGTTTCGACAACCTTAGTGTACCGAAATAGTGTTACAGCCTGTAACAGAATTCCCCAACTTTCCCCACTTTTGAGCTTTGCAAAATTCGTAAAAACCCAACTTTTTCCAGAAAAAGCATACAAAAAGTGAGAATGTAACACCAAATGTAACACTTAACACGCCAAATGTAACACCGCATTGGTGTACCAACTTGTCGCAAAAACGCCCACTTGTGCCGGTTCACGACATGCGATCACGAAATTGGCAATGATGTAAAGTTACAAGGACACGAGGATCTGGTCGGGTCCCCAGCGCTCCTCTATGCCCAGCCCGAAAAGGGCAAAGTCATATTTTACGGGGTCGGCCGGGTCAAGGTCGCGCAGGTGTTGGGTTAATTCGAGGGCGGTTTGCCAGTCGGTCTGTTTGCGGGTAATGAGCTTTAAACGCCTTGCCACGCGGTCCACATGCAGGTCGCACGGGCATACCAGGTCGGCCATGCTGATGCGATCCCAAATGCCGAGGTCTACCCCTGCATCATCCTTACGCACCATCCACCTCAAGAACATATTTAACCGCTTACACGTCGACTTTTGCGACGGCGACGACACATGCTTTTTGGTACGGTGCGGGTGATCAGGCAGCGAAAAAAAGTATTGGCGGAAATGGTTCAAAGAAGATTCGATGCTCACCCCCCCGCCCCCTGAAGGGGGATTATAAATAGTACGCACTTCCTCCTTCCCGGCTTGCTCCCCCTTCAGGGGGCTGGGGGGCAAAAAGGCATCCTCCAAACTATCAAAACGCTCATAGTGGTGCCTAAATAAGGAGATGAAGTACAGTGTATCGATATCATTAAAAGTGCGGTGCTTAAAGGCCAGTAACTTTTTAAGGTCGGGCTCCTGATGGTTGATCACGAAGTCGTATG
This window harbors:
- a CDS encoding TIGR02757 family protein, whose amino-acid sequence is MIVDLKAFLDAKVAQYNRPEFIQNDPIVIPHQFKLKQDIEIMGFWAATLAWGQRVTIIKKCRELITLMDGAPYDFVINHQEPDLKKLLAFKHRTFNDIDTLYFISLFRHHYERFDSLEDAFLPPSPLKGEQAGKEEVRTIYNPPSGGGGVSIESSLNHFRQYFFSLPDHPHRTKKHVSSPSQKSTCKRLNMFLRWMVRKDDAGVDLGIWDRISMADLVCPCDLHVDRVARRLKLITRKQTDWQTALELTQHLRDLDPADPVKYDFALFGLGIEERWGPDQILVSL